The DNA sequence TAAAAAATGGAAACATTATAAATCAAAAAATAACTAAAAATTATAAATATAAATAATTTATAAAAATAAAATAATCCTATAAATTTATTAACTGGAAAAAAAATGACAAAAAATGATATTTTTAATATTATTAAAAAAAATATTTTAGACACTTTACCTAAAATATCACCAAATATAATTTCATATAAAAAGAAATTAATTGATTTAGGCGCAAATTCTGTAGATAGAATTGAAATTATTATCATGTCCATGAAAGATTTAAACATAAAAATTCCATTACTTAATTTTTCTAAAGTATCTACAATTGAAGATTTAATAAATGTATTAATATCTTATGTTTTATAAATTTTATAAAATATTAAAATTATAAAATTAAATTAATTAAACCATTTATAACGCCTATAAAATCCCTTAATTTCCACTAAAAATATTCTTTTTTTATTATTTTTTTTTAATGATTTTTTTATAAATTTCCATACATTTGGTAAAATATTAACATCTAAAACCACATCCCTGGTACCAAATTTAACAGCATTTTTATCTTTTATTAATACCTCATATTCCTCTATATTTAATTGATAACGAGAATCTAAATATTTTTTAATTTTTAATAACTTAATTTTTTCTTGACTAATAGATGTTGCAACACCACTATAAAATTCCGAACTACAACCAGATCCATATGAAAATAATCCAATTCTTTTAGGAAAGTTAAAATCTCCATTTTCAATAATACTAATTAAAGAAACCATAATAGTCCCCCCCATAATATTACCAACTTTTTGACAAAATATTAAACCTAACTTTACACGTTTCTGAAAATCTTTTTCAATATCAATTTTATTAATATTAGAACTATGTTGACGCATCATATAACGATGAGCACCATTAACCATACCTCCGAACGGGGTATGAAAACTTAAATAATCAAAAGAAGTTTTATAATTAATATTAGGTACACGTTTTTTATACTCTTGAAAACTTTGAGTACAACAATCTAAATATGATAACAAAGATAGATCTGCATTTCCAGC is a window from the Candidatus Profftella armatura (Diaphorina cf. continua) genome containing:
- a CDS encoding phosphopantetheine-binding protein; this encodes MTKNDIFNIIKKNILDTLPKISPNIISYKKKLIDLGANSVDRIEIIIMSMKDLNIKIPLLNFSKVSTIEDLINVLISYVL
- a CDS encoding hydroxymethylglutaryl-CoA synthase family protein, translating into MIKVGIEAINLYGGSVFIDVMELAEYRKLDTLRFENLLMQQKSVALPYEDPVSFAINAAAPLIDNLSNIDKNRIELIITCSESGIDFGKSMSTYIHYYLGLNRNCRLFELKQACYSCTAGLQMAINFILSKVSPGAKALVIATDISRFLVTEDKNELTMEWAFFEPSGGAGAVAMLISDKPEIFQFDIGSNGYYSFEVMDTCRPIPDSEAGNADLSLLSYLDCCTQSFQEYKKRVPNINYKTSFDYLSFHTPFGGMVNGAHRYMMRQHSSNINKIDIEKDFQKRVKLGLIFCQKVGNIMGGTIMVSLISIIENGDFNFPKRIGLFSYGSGCSSEFYSGVATSISQEKIKLLKIKKYLDSRYQLNIEEYEVLIKDKNAVKFGTRDVVLDVNILPNVWKFIKKSLKKNNKKRIFLVEIKGFYRRYKWFN